The Metabacillus litoralis genome contains a region encoding:
- a CDS encoding phosphatase PAP2 family protein translates to MKSVLKLEMERKHLSISKIWLLTVLVGLAMNVVIFIQLSLTLLEKNSFSFDAVLIRAVRSYSSQIMDPVMVFITHLGSSTMLGFLLIVGMVWLYLKYKDVLATLCFLIVVAGGGFLNSLLKIYFNRDRPDDNRLIEADGLSFPSGHSMGSMLLYGFLVYLSLRYDRWKIRKAGVVTSLICLIFLIGISRIYLGVHYPSDVFAGFLAGFVWLGGWVIALELAYIWNNKKRRY, encoded by the coding sequence ATGAAGTCTGTTCTTAAACTAGAGATGGAGAGAAAACATCTTAGTATATCAAAAATATGGTTATTAACAGTCCTTGTTGGACTAGCTATGAATGTAGTGATTTTTATTCAATTGTCACTTACTTTATTGGAGAAAAACTCATTTTCATTTGATGCTGTGTTAATACGTGCTGTTAGGTCCTACTCTTCTCAGATAATGGATCCAGTGATGGTGTTTATTACTCATCTTGGCTCTAGTACGATGCTCGGATTCTTACTTATTGTTGGGATGGTATGGCTTTACTTAAAATACAAAGATGTATTAGCTACTCTATGCTTTTTGATTGTTGTGGCAGGAGGAGGGTTTCTTAATTCACTATTAAAGATCTATTTTAATCGAGATCGTCCTGATGATAATAGATTGATTGAAGCAGATGGCTTAAGTTTTCCAAGTGGTCATTCAATGGGAAGCATGCTGCTTTATGGATTTTTAGTTTATTTGTCTCTTAGATATGATAGATGGAAGATACGTAAAGCTGGAGTCGTGACTTCGCTCATTTGCCTTATCTTCTTAATTGGAATCAGTCGTATTTATTTGGGAGTTCATTATCCTTCTGATGTTTTTGCAGGTTTTCTTGCAGGGTTTGTTTGGCTTGGTGGGTGGGTCATAGCCCTGGAACTAGCATATATATGGAATAACAAGAAACGAAGATACTAA